One part of the Paracoccus sp. MBLB3053 genome encodes these proteins:
- the recJ gene encoding single-stranded-DNA-specific exonuclease RecJ: protein MTAFLSVDSSLTGRFWRGPDAQLERAAEALAQDSRLPLPVSRVLASRGVLSHDAQSYLEPKLRDLMPDPLSLRDMGKAAERIVAAVLSRERIAIFADYDVDGGSSAALLIDWLRRQDISATLYIPDRIDEGYGPNVPAISGLAEKHDLIICVDCGTLSHEALAAATPRDVIVLDHHQGGETLPPVLAVVNPNRMDEDGALGHLCAAGVVFLTLVQCNRLLREAGQPQPDLVSLLDLVALATVADVAPLTGVNRAFVRQGLVIMARRERPGLVALSDVSRLDSAPNAFHLGFLLGPRINAGGRVGKADLGALCLSCTDLNEAGRLAAQLDDLNRDRRSIEAAVREAAMAQVEARGGEGLVAWAADEGWHPGVVGIVAARLKEAMNLPSVVIGIENGIGKGSARSVPGVDLGRAIQRLAAEGLLLKGGGHAMAAGLTIEEAKIPEAMARLSHLLAREMDERPGAGELRISGLLDPAGATIELMQMLERAGPFGQAAPAPRFAFADQLIDSASTMGDSHLRLRFRSPGSPAIEAVAWGAMTGPLGPALLGAKGRRFHLAGKLELSQWGGRERVRLRLDDAAALS, encoded by the coding sequence ATGACCGCCTTTCTTTCCGTAGATTCCTCGCTGACCGGCCGCTTCTGGCGTGGTCCAGATGCCCAGCTTGAACGCGCGGCCGAAGCGCTTGCTCAAGACAGCAGATTGCCGCTGCCCGTCAGCCGCGTCCTTGCCTCGCGCGGGGTTCTGTCCCACGACGCTCAGTCCTACCTCGAGCCGAAGCTGCGCGACCTCATGCCCGATCCCCTGAGCCTGCGCGACATGGGAAAGGCGGCCGAGCGCATCGTCGCTGCAGTTCTCTCGCGCGAGCGCATCGCGATCTTCGCGGATTACGACGTCGATGGCGGCTCGTCGGCTGCCCTGCTCATCGATTGGCTGCGCCGTCAGGACATTTCGGCCACGCTCTACATCCCTGACCGCATCGACGAAGGCTACGGCCCGAACGTGCCCGCGATATCGGGGCTTGCGGAGAAACACGATCTCATCATCTGCGTCGATTGCGGCACGCTGAGTCACGAGGCGCTTGCCGCAGCGACGCCGCGCGACGTGATCGTGCTGGACCATCACCAGGGCGGCGAGACTCTTCCGCCGGTCCTCGCGGTGGTCAACCCCAATCGCATGGATGAAGACGGCGCGCTTGGCCATCTGTGCGCGGCAGGCGTCGTCTTTCTGACGCTGGTGCAATGCAACCGGCTGCTGCGGGAAGCGGGCCAGCCCCAGCCGGACCTGGTCAGCCTGCTTGATCTGGTCGCCCTTGCAACGGTTGCCGACGTGGCGCCTCTGACCGGCGTGAACCGCGCCTTCGTGCGACAGGGGCTGGTGATCATGGCACGCCGAGAGCGCCCTGGTCTTGTCGCGCTGTCCGACGTCTCGCGGCTCGATTCTGCGCCCAATGCGTTCCACCTCGGCTTCCTGCTTGGACCGCGCATCAATGCCGGTGGCCGCGTCGGCAAGGCCGATCTGGGCGCGCTCTGCCTGTCCTGCACGGACCTGAACGAGGCCGGGCGGCTCGCCGCCCAGCTTGACGATCTCAACCGCGATCGCCGGAGCATCGAGGCCGCCGTGCGCGAGGCAGCCATGGCCCAGGTCGAGGCACGCGGAGGCGAAGGACTGGTCGCATGGGCTGCCGACGAAGGCTGGCACCCCGGCGTCGTGGGCATCGTCGCGGCCCGTCTGAAAGAGGCGATGAACCTGCCCTCGGTCGTCATCGGCATCGAGAACGGCATCGGCAAGGGCTCGGCCCGCTCGGTGCCGGGTGTGGACCTCGGCCGCGCGATCCAGCGACTTGCGGCGGAAGGGCTGCTCTTGAAGGGCGGCGGCCATGCCATGGCAGCGGGCCTGACGATCGAGGAAGCGAAGATCCCCGAGGCCATGGCGCGCCTGTCGCACCTGCTGGCACGCGAAATGGACGAACGTCCGGGCGCGGGCGAACTGCGCATCTCGGGCCTGCTGGACCCGGCCGGCGCCACGATCGAACTGATGCAGATGCTGGAACGTGCCGGCCCCTTCGGACAGGCGGCCCCTGCCCCCAGATTCGCCTTTGCCGACCAGTTGATCGACAGCGCCTCGACCATGGGCGACAGCCATCTGCGCCTGCGTTTCCGCAGTCCCGGCAGCCCTGCCATCGAGGCCGTCGCCTGGGGCGCAATGACAGGCCCGCTTGGCCCCGCGCTTCTCGGCGCCAAGGGCCGGCGCTTTCATCTGGCTGGCAAGCTCGAGCTGTCGCAATGGGGTGGACGCGAACGCGTTCGGCTGCGACTGGACGACGCCGCGGCCCTGTCGTGA
- the metK gene encoding methionine adenosyltransferase, with product MARQNYVFTSESVSEGHPDKLCDQISDAVLDALLAEDPAARVACETFATTGTVVIGGEIGLTDQKKLGEYMGRISQIARDTIRDIGYEQEKFHWNTCHVHNYLHEQSAHISQGVDRDGAGDQGIMFGFAVDETPELMPAPIQYSHAILRRLAEARKSGAEPMLGPDAKSQISLRYENGKPVEVTSLVLSHQHKDESQSSDDIRAIVEPYIREVLPAEWLTKNTEWWVNPTGTFVIGGPDGDAGLTGRKIIVDTYGGAAPHGGGAFSGKDPTKVDRSAAYAARYLAKNVVAAGLARKCVIQLSYAIGVAKPLSIYADTFGTSEVPEAEIERAVSRAMDLTPRGIREHLDLCRPIYRRTAAYGHFGRAPESDGGFSWERTDLAEAIKREL from the coding sequence ATGGCCAGACAGAACTACGTGTTCACCTCGGAATCCGTCTCCGAGGGGCACCCCGACAAATTGTGCGATCAGATTTCGGATGCGGTGCTGGACGCGCTGCTGGCCGAAGACCCGGCCGCGCGCGTGGCCTGTGAAACCTTCGCCACGACCGGCACCGTCGTCATCGGCGGCGAAATCGGCCTGACCGACCAGAAGAAACTGGGCGAGTATATGGGGCGGATCAGCCAGATCGCCCGCGATACAATTCGCGACATCGGCTACGAGCAGGAAAAGTTCCACTGGAACACCTGCCACGTCCACAACTACCTGCACGAGCAATCCGCCCATATCAGCCAGGGCGTCGATCGTGACGGCGCGGGCGACCAGGGCATCATGTTCGGCTTTGCGGTCGATGAAACCCCCGAGCTGATGCCCGCCCCGATCCAGTATTCGCATGCGATCCTGCGCCGTCTGGCCGAGGCGCGGAAATCGGGTGCCGAGCCGATGCTGGGCCCGGATGCAAAATCCCAGATCAGCCTGCGCTATGAAAACGGCAAGCCGGTCGAGGTGACGAGCCTCGTGCTGTCCCATCAGCACAAGGATGAATCGCAAAGCTCGGACGACATCCGCGCCATCGTCGAGCCCTATATCCGCGAGGTCCTGCCCGCCGAATGGCTGACCAAGAACACCGAATGGTGGGTCAATCCGACCGGCACGTTCGTGATCGGGGGACCTGACGGCGATGCTGGCCTGACCGGGCGCAAGATCATCGTCGACACCTATGGTGGTGCGGCCCCGCATGGCGGTGGTGCGTTTTCAGGCAAGGATCCGACCAAGGTCGACCGCTCGGCCGCCTATGCCGCGCGCTATCTTGCGAAGAACGTCGTCGCGGCGGGGCTTGCGCGCAAATGCGTGATCCAGCTCAGCTATGCGATCGGCGTCGCGAAGCCTCTGTCGATCTATGCCGACACCTTCGGCACCAGCGAGGTTCCCGAGGCCGAGATCGAGCGCGCCGTTTCGCGCGCCATGGACCTGACGCCGCGCGGCATCCGCGAGCATCTGGACCTGTGCCGCCCGATCTATCGCCGCACGGCAGCTTACGGCCATTTCGGCCGCGCGCCGGAATCCGATGGCGGATTTTCTTGGGAACGCACCGATCTCGCAGAGGCGATCAAGCGCGAACTGTGA
- a CDS encoding J domain-containing protein, with amino-acid sequence MSNSDPFGFDISAASDKKRRSKGRRGMSGAFETSTRRCDKEGCNEPGQYRAPKSPRNLDDYYWFCKDHVREYNLNWNYFQGQSEAEFQEFLDNATVWERPTKPFGRSTQEQKWARHGIDDPLEILGANGTNPEVRTKATRKLPPTERKALDILEAKDSWTRAEIRKQYKSLVKDLHPDMNGGDRSDEDRLQEVVWAWDQIKDSRSFKD; translated from the coding sequence ATGAGCAATAGCGACCCGTTCGGCTTCGACATTTCCGCGGCCTCGGACAAGAAAAGACGGTCCAAGGGACGCCGTGGCATGTCGGGCGCCTTCGAGACTTCGACACGCAGATGCGACAAGGAAGGGTGCAATGAACCCGGCCAGTATCGTGCGCCGAAATCTCCGCGGAACCTCGACGACTATTACTGGTTCTGCAAGGACCATGTTCGCGAGTACAATCTGAACTGGAATTACTTTCAGGGTCAGTCCGAAGCCGAGTTCCAGGAGTTTCTGGATAACGCGACCGTTTGGGAACGGCCGACCAAACCGTTCGGCCGCTCGACCCAGGAACAGAAATGGGCCCGGCACGGCATCGATGATCCGCTTGAGATCCTGGGGGCAAATGGCACCAATCCCGAGGTGCGCACCAAGGCCACGCGCAAACTTCCGCCCACCGAGCGCAAGGCTCTGGATATCCTTGAGGCCAAGGACAGTTGGACCCGCGCCGAGATCCGCAAGCAATACAAGTCCCTGGTCAAGGATCTTCATCCCGACATGAACGGCGGCGACCGTTCGGACGAAGATCGCCTGCAGGAAGTTGTCTGGGCCTGGGATCAGATCAAGGACAGCCGCAGCTTCAAGGATTGA
- a CDS encoding multidrug effflux MFS transporter, with product MSEPLGTPKARQSQVEFIAMLAIIFAVIAFSIDSMLPALPEIARLLSPDNVNRAQLVLTVFVGGMGLGVFVAGPLSDAYGRKPIITLGFAIYALAAIAAVFANSLEMLLIARFVQGLGAAGPRIVSQALVRDLYEGREMARITSFVMMIFILVPAIAPSLGAVLIHFVGWRGVFGAFVLLALIGSVWLNLRQAETLPPERRRPMNLTNLMASAREVLGNRQVQLVTVVMTLGFGQMFALLSSAQQLFSETYHKGAEFPFWFAAMALLSGIGTVFNARYVVRLGMRRIVVGAYAMQVVVSSVMAVLVLADLLPEPLRFPAFFIWAVSVFFMAGVTFGNLNAMALQQMGHVAGMAASVIAAVSTIGAVLIAAPVGLLYDGSARPVIIATLICSGLALWLMRSINEV from the coding sequence ATGTCAGAGCCGCTCGGAACGCCCAAGGCAAGGCAGTCCCAGGTCGAATTCATCGCGATGCTCGCCATCATATTTGCGGTGATCGCGTTCTCGATCGATTCGATGCTGCCCGCGCTGCCGGAAATCGCGCGGCTTCTCAGCCCCGACAACGTGAACCGCGCCCAGCTTGTGCTGACGGTCTTTGTGGGAGGGATGGGACTGGGGGTCTTTGTCGCCGGCCCGCTCTCGGACGCCTATGGTCGCAAGCCGATCATCACGCTGGGCTTCGCGATATATGCTCTTGCCGCGATCGCCGCGGTATTCGCCAACTCGCTCGAAATGCTTCTGATAGCGCGCTTCGTCCAGGGGCTTGGCGCAGCCGGTCCGAGGATCGTTTCGCAGGCGCTGGTGCGCGATCTCTACGAAGGCCGCGAGATGGCCCGGATCACCAGCTTCGTGATGATGATCTTCATCCTTGTGCCGGCCATCGCGCCATCGCTCGGTGCGGTGCTGATCCATTTCGTCGGGTGGCGAGGCGTTTTCGGGGCCTTCGTGCTGCTTGCGCTGATCGGGTCGGTCTGGCTCAACCTGCGTCAGGCCGAAACCCTGCCGCCCGAGCGTCGTCGGCCGATGAACCTGACAAACCTCATGGCATCGGCGCGCGAGGTGCTGGGCAACCGGCAGGTGCAGCTTGTGACCGTGGTGATGACGCTTGGCTTCGGCCAGATGTTCGCGCTGCTGAGTTCGGCCCAGCAGCTTTTTTCCGAAACCTATCACAAGGGGGCGGAATTCCCTTTCTGGTTCGCGGCCATGGCGCTTCTTTCGGGGATCGGGACGGTCTTCAACGCCCGCTATGTGGTCCGCCTGGGCATGCGGCGCATCGTGGTCGGCGCCTATGCGATGCAGGTGGTCGTGTCTTCGGTCATGGCGGTTCTGGTGCTGGCCGATCTGTTGCCCGAGCCGTTGCGCTTTCCTGCCTTCTTCATCTGGGCGGTCAGCGTCTTTTTCATGGCGGGTGTCACCTTCGGAAATCTCAATGCCATGGCGTTGCAACAGATGGGTCATGTCGCGGGCATGGCCGCATCGGTCATCGCCGCTGTCTCGACGATCGGCGCCGTCCTGATCGCGGCGCCGGTGGGGCTGCTTTACGATGGCAGCGCGCGCCCGGTGATCATCGCCACCCTGATCTGCTCGGGACTTGCCCTTTGGCTCATGCGCAGCATCAACGAGGTCTGA
- a CDS encoding DUF1489 family protein, whose amino-acid sequence MTNALHMMKLCVGCDSPAELEEWQQHRWQGAPARHVTRMWPKREAELLAGGSIYWVFKGVMQARQRLIGLEEVEGEDGIRRCALVLEPALVRTASVPRRPFQGWRYLKASDAPPDLPAGRDSEPSLPPEVARALAEMGLR is encoded by the coding sequence ATGACCAATGCTCTCCACATGATGAAACTTTGCGTCGGCTGCGACAGCCCGGCCGAGCTGGAAGAATGGCAGCAACACCGCTGGCAGGGCGCCCCAGCGCGCCATGTGACGCGCATGTGGCCCAAGCGCGAAGCCGAGCTTCTGGCCGGCGGATCGATCTACTGGGTTTTCAAGGGGGTCATGCAGGCCCGCCAGCGGCTGATCGGCCTGGAGGAGGTCGAAGGCGAGGACGGCATCCGCCGATGTGCGCTGGTTCTGGAACCGGCTCTTGTCCGCACCGCATCCGTGCCGCGCCGTCCCTTCCAGGGTTGGCGCTATCTCAAGGCATCCGATGCGCCACCGGACCTTCCGGCCGGCCGAGACAGCGAACCGAGCCTTCCCCCGGAGGTCGCCCGCGCATTGGCGGAAATGGGCCTGCGCTGA
- a CDS encoding BolA family protein yields the protein MIADEMRERLRELRPIRLEIIDESEGHRGHGGWRAGGETHFRIRMASAEFAGLGHVARHRLVHRTLGDIVPRIHALALELAES from the coding sequence ATGATTGCCGACGAGATGCGGGAACGGCTGCGTGAACTTCGGCCGATCCGGCTTGAGATCATCGACGAAAGCGAAGGGCATCGCGGGCATGGCGGCTGGCGCGCAGGCGGCGAGACGCATTTTCGAATCCGCATGGCCAGCGCCGAATTCGCGGGCCTCGGCCATGTGGCCCGCCACCGCCTCGTGCATCGCACCTTGGGTGACATCGTGCCCAGAATTCACGCGCTTGCGCTTGAACTCGCGGAAAGCTGA
- the glpX gene encoding class II fructose-bisphosphatase, whose product MTSPKDFNDRMLSLGLARVSEAAAHASARLIGRGDEKAADQAAVNAMREQLNMLDIKGVVVIGEGERDEAPMLYIGEEVGTGDGPEVDIALDPLEGTTLTAKDMPNALTVIAMAPRGTLLHAPDVYMEKLAIGPGYAKDVVSLAMSPAERVRALAKARGVKDSDITVCILERPRHEDLIEEVRSTGAAIRLITDGDVAGVIHCAEAELTGIDMYMGSGGAPEGVLAASALKCMGGQMWGKLLFRNEDEKGRAAKAGITDLDRIYSRDELVTADVIFAATGVTNGSIVAGVKREPHYLQTETILMRSKTGSVRRMIYRNPIK is encoded by the coding sequence ATGACCTCGCCCAAGGATTTCAACGATCGGATGCTGTCTCTGGGCCTTGCCCGCGTGAGCGAGGCCGCCGCACATGCCTCGGCCCGCCTGATCGGTCGCGGCGATGAGAAGGCCGCGGACCAGGCTGCCGTCAACGCCATGCGCGAACAGCTGAACATGCTCGACATCAAGGGCGTCGTCGTCATCGGCGAGGGCGAACGCGACGAGGCCCCGATGCTTTACATCGGCGAGGAAGTCGGCACCGGCGACGGCCCGGAAGTGGATATCGCGCTTGATCCGCTGGAAGGCACGACGCTGACCGCCAAGGACATGCCGAATGCGCTGACCGTCATCGCGATGGCGCCGCGCGGCACGCTTCTGCACGCGCCCGACGTCTACATGGAAAAGCTGGCCATCGGTCCGGGCTATGCCAAGGACGTTGTCAGCCTTGCGATGTCGCCCGCCGAGCGGGTCCGCGCGCTGGCCAAGGCTCGCGGCGTCAAGGACAGCGACATCACCGTCTGCATCCTTGAGCGTCCCCGCCACGAAGACCTGATCGAGGAGGTCCGCTCGACCGGCGCCGCGATCCGGCTGATCACCGATGGCGATGTCGCGGGCGTCATCCACTGCGCCGAGGCCGAACTGACCGGCATCGACATGTATATGGGCTCGGGCGGAGCGCCCGAAGGCGTTCTGGCGGCATCCGCGCTGAAATGCATGGGCGGCCAGATGTGGGGCAAGCTGCTGTTCCGCAACGAAGACGAAAAGGGCCGCGCCGCCAAGGCCGGGATCACCGATCTTGACCGCATCTATTCGCGCGACGAACTGGTGACCGCCGACGTGATCTTTGCCGCGACGGGCGTGACAAACGGCTCGATCGTGGCCGGCGTCAAGCGCGAGCCGCATTACCTGCAGACCGAAACGATCCTCATGCGTTCGAAGACCGGCTCGGTGCGCCGGATGATCTATCGCAACCCGATCAAGTAA
- the lnt gene encoding apolipoprotein N-acyltransferase: MPAPSPASDRRGRPPLRSLAFDLALGATAALGQAPWNLWFLTVVVLGLLVWRVGGADGRRQAGWHALAAGFGHFAIAMSWIVEPFLVEPEIYGWMAPFALFLMAIGGGLFWAVPAWLAAGGIAPGHHRQAAAFAGFMVLSDWLRGWIFTGLPWALTGHVWISTPAGQTAATFGAIGLSALTMLCAAMPTLLWQARLSKLRGALPGAAISILLIGTAWSAGLARLAQPLPPDTGLHLRLVQPDARQALKWDPYWSEVFFRRLIELSAARDADRTSPDAIIWPETAVNFLLEQAGTAPEDIAAYVGGPVILGIQRVVGERYYNSLTEFSERGIGPVYDKFHLVPFGEYTPWGDVMSHFGVRAFAAQHGFGYSSGPGPASLRFGKLPSVQPLICYEAVFSRHLISGAERPQWLLQVTNDAWFGKLSGPWQHLAQARLRAIESGLPLMRAANTGISAVIDPRGNLRATLGLDLAGRIDSPLPGALPPTPWSQWGDWPAVLAALATVLLASFRRRLTVVRA; the protein is encoded by the coding sequence GTGCCGGCACCATCGCCTGCAAGTGACCGGCGCGGCCGCCCGCCGCTCCGGTCTCTTGCATTTGACCTCGCGCTCGGGGCTACCGCCGCCCTTGGGCAGGCGCCGTGGAATCTGTGGTTCCTGACAGTCGTCGTGCTTGGCCTTCTGGTCTGGCGCGTCGGCGGCGCGGATGGTCGACGGCAGGCTGGTTGGCACGCGCTTGCGGCCGGGTTCGGCCATTTCGCCATCGCGATGTCATGGATCGTCGAACCCTTCCTGGTCGAACCTGAAATCTACGGCTGGATGGCCCCTTTCGCGCTGTTCCTCATGGCAATCGGCGGCGGGCTTTTCTGGGCGGTTCCGGCCTGGCTGGCAGCAGGGGGTATCGCGCCGGGGCACCATCGCCAGGCGGCGGCTTTCGCGGGGTTCATGGTCCTGTCTGACTGGCTGCGCGGTTGGATCTTCACGGGTCTGCCCTGGGCATTGACCGGGCATGTCTGGATATCGACACCTGCCGGGCAGACCGCCGCGACATTCGGCGCAATCGGGCTGTCTGCGCTGACCATGCTTTGCGCTGCCATGCCGACCCTTTTGTGGCAAGCCCGATTGAGCAAGCTGCGCGGCGCGCTGCCCGGTGCGGCGATCTCGATCCTGCTGATCGGGACGGCCTGGAGCGCAGGTCTGGCGCGCCTGGCCCAGCCCTTGCCCCCCGATACCGGCCTTCACCTGCGTCTTGTCCAGCCCGACGCCAGACAGGCCCTGAAATGGGACCCTTACTGGTCCGAGGTCTTCTTCCGCCGGTTGATCGAACTTTCGGCGGCGCGCGATGCGGACCGCACCTCGCCCGATGCGATCATCTGGCCCGAAACGGCGGTGAACTTTCTGCTCGAGCAAGCCGGAACCGCCCCCGAAGATATCGCGGCCTATGTTGGTGGGCCGGTCATTCTCGGCATTCAGCGGGTTGTGGGCGAACGCTACTACAACAGCCTGACCGAATTTTCGGAACGCGGAATCGGCCCCGTCTATGACAAGTTCCATCTCGTGCCTTTCGGGGAATACACCCCCTGGGGGGACGTGATGTCGCATTTCGGCGTGCGTGCCTTTGCCGCCCAGCACGGGTTTGGCTATTCCTCCGGCCCCGGCCCGGCCAGCCTCCGCTTTGGGAAACTGCCATCGGTCCAGCCGCTGATCTGCTACGAAGCAGTGTTCTCGCGCCATCTCATTTCCGGGGCGGAGCGACCGCAATGGCTGCTCCAGGTGACGAATGATGCATGGTTCGGAAAGCTGTCCGGCCCCTGGCAGCATCTGGCGCAGGCCAGGCTGCGCGCCATCGAATCCGGCCTGCCGCTGATGCGCGCGGCGAATACCGGCATCTCGGCAGTCATCGATCCCCGCGGCAACCTTCGCGCGACGCTCGGCCTCGATCTGGCCGGGCGCATCGACAGCCCCCTGCCCGGCGCGCTGCCACCAACGCCCTGGTCGCAATGGGGTGACTGGCCGGCCGTCCTTGCCGCGCTGGCCACCGTGCTGCTTGCATCCTTCCGTCGCAGGTTGACTGTCGTCAGGGCCTGA